From the genome of Leguminivora glycinivorella isolate SPB_JAAS2020 chromosome Z, LegGlyc_1.1, whole genome shotgun sequence, one region includes:
- the LOC125240514 gene encoding uncharacterized protein LOC125240514 — protein MRRRKLATKVESHLIEELEEKIRRLERKIEERSRSRSASPRRHGGYGRPRYFTRSSSRSETYSRSASYSRSPSPPAASRSRSRSPLIVIETRDDLPGDLGAAIEASKIENGGKEGGTTASEELSEEIVALLGEAPEKIVFSPNLLEQLASRWQDIIKKGLNKEERDKLIKKYPVPENCKVIGAPKMNLEAQSAAGDTLVNRDKAIEQKQTEVSCALTAIGLALNKLCVAGNEEIITLLSDSGRLLCDYQHRESQLRKMFITSGLDNKTARETLKDCDVDQWLFGENLAEKLKASKAIEQKDPRKQRII, from the exons atGCGTCGAAGAAAATTAGCTACGAAGGTAGAAAGTCATTTAATCGAAGAATTAGAAGAGAAAATAAGAAGACTGGAGAGGAAGATAGAAGAAAGATCCCGATCAAGGTCGGCGTCCCCTCGCCGCCATGGCGGGTATGGTCGACCACGCTATTTTACAAGATCTAGTTCAAGATCCGAAACATACTCCAGGTCCGCCTCATATTCGAGGTCACCATCTCCGCCTGCGGCGTCGAGAAGCAGAAGCAGGTCTCCATTGATTGTCATTGAGACTAGAGATGACCTCCCCGGTGATCTCGGTGCAGCGATTGAAGCGTCGAAAATTGAAAATGGCGGAAAGGAAGGAGGTACAACAG CAAGTGAAGAGTTAAGCGAAGAAATTGTAGCCTTACTTGGTGAAGCACCGGAGAAGATTGTGTTTAGCCCTAACCTTCTGGAGCAGCTTGCTTCTCGTTGGCAAGATATTATTAAGAAAGGATTAAACAAGGaagaaagggacaaactaaTAAAAAAGTATCCGGTTCCGGAAAACTGTAAAGTAATTGGTGCCCCAAAAATGAATTTGGAAGCCCAGAGTGCCGCCGGAGATACTCTTGTTAACAGGGATAAGGCCATAGAACAGAAACAAACTGAAGTCTCTTGTGCACTAACCGCTATTGGTTTGGCCCTTAACAAATTGTGTGTTGCTGGTAACGAAGAAATCATAACCTTGTTGAGTGACTCTGGTCGTCTCTTGTGCGACTACCAACACAGGGAGTCACAACTTAGAAAGATGTTTATAACTTCAGGTCTCGACAACAAGACAGCACGTGAGACATTAAAAGACTGCGACGTGGACCAATGGCTTTTCGGAGAAAACTTAGCCGAAAAATTAAAGGCTTCAAAAGCCATTGAACAAAAAGACCCAAGAAAGCAGCGAATAATTTAA